A stretch of Faecalibacterium duncaniae DNA encodes these proteins:
- a CDS encoding FAD-binding protein, producing MNKISRKGFLKIAAAAAMSGVTAGALAACNAASSSTAASAGAAGSYTPGTYTGTAEGISSTVKVTMTFSDSAVTDVVVDTSGETASYGAAAAEELKNQLLNAGSDEIDGVSGSTITSDAVKKAAKSCFAQAKGEATVTSVQLPTGDETDWLGKEPDIDEAAITETVDTDILIVGAGNGGMFAAAYAAAKGLNFRVIEQNGNVQDTRHWVGAVDGFGAQEQGIKMDRAKLLSEVSRYASGKCDQRVVKTWINESAEMIEFVRSIMEDKYGVKMIYTYGDEAKWPAENAEHNTDYMYPEIEYTYDRSSGAARNELLLQYIQELGYDVDFKTSLAKLEKNSDGRITGIIAQSTEDDHFIRYNANKGVLLACGGFPGNPYMMEQLDPLGTSVTTACSYSPSDKGYGIRAAMWAGANLDKEAAPMLFDRGIVAPGVDGGYVDSDTAFGGKAFPGTIRQYNPGTQPFLKVNRNGERFANESSPYNDIVYAAAHQPGRVYAQICDANILEDAKRFHTIGCSAQTRNGGEKYIQGKMDEAIEAGALFKCDTLDELADKMGFTGAAKDTFLATVERYNELYDKQNDEDFGKPAYRLSAIRTAPFYGCWLGASLLTTEQGIAINEKGQALDNDNKPMPGLYITGDMSGSFFANNYPCLMAGVAMGRTLTFAMKSIKQMAGLE from the coding sequence ATGAACAAGATCTCGCGTAAAGGCTTTCTGAAGATCGCTGCTGCCGCTGCCATGTCCGGTGTCACCGCTGGTGCACTGGCTGCCTGCAACGCTGCAAGCTCCTCCACCGCCGCTTCCGCCGGTGCAGCAGGCAGCTACACCCCCGGTACCTACACCGGCACTGCTGAGGGCATTTCCTCTACCGTCAAGGTCACCATGACCTTCTCTGACAGTGCTGTGACCGACGTTGTGGTCGATACCTCCGGCGAGACCGCTTCCTACGGCGCTGCTGCTGCCGAGGAGCTGAAGAACCAGCTGCTGAACGCCGGCTCTGACGAGATCGACGGCGTGTCCGGCTCCACCATCACCTCCGATGCCGTGAAGAAGGCCGCCAAGAGCTGCTTTGCACAGGCAAAGGGAGAGGCAACTGTAACTTCCGTTCAGCTGCCCACCGGCGACGAGACCGATTGGCTGGGCAAGGAGCCTGACATCGACGAGGCTGCCATCACCGAGACCGTGGACACCGACATCCTCATCGTGGGTGCCGGCAACGGCGGTATGTTCGCTGCTGCTTATGCCGCTGCCAAGGGCCTGAACTTCCGTGTCATCGAGCAGAACGGCAATGTGCAGGATACCCGTCACTGGGTGGGTGCCGTGGACGGCTTTGGCGCTCAGGAACAGGGCATCAAGATGGATCGTGCCAAGCTGCTGAGCGAGGTCTCCCGCTACGCCTCCGGCAAGTGTGATCAGCGCGTGGTCAAGACCTGGATCAACGAGTCTGCCGAGATGATCGAATTTGTCCGCTCCATCATGGAGGACAAGTACGGCGTGAAGATGATCTACACCTACGGCGACGAGGCCAAGTGGCCTGCAGAAAACGCCGAGCACAACACCGATTATATGTACCCCGAGATCGAGTATACCTATGATCGCTCCAGTGGTGCCGCCCGGAACGAGCTGCTGCTTCAGTACATTCAGGAGCTGGGCTACGATGTGGACTTCAAGACCAGTCTGGCCAAGCTGGAAAAGAACAGCGATGGCCGCATTACCGGCATCATCGCCCAGAGCACCGAGGATGACCACTTCATCCGCTACAACGCCAACAAGGGCGTGCTGCTGGCCTGTGGCGGCTTCCCCGGCAACCCCTACATGATGGAGCAGCTGGATCCCCTGGGCACTTCCGTCACCACCGCATGCTCCTACTCTCCCTCCGATAAGGGCTACGGCATCCGGGCTGCAATGTGGGCCGGTGCCAATCTGGACAAGGAGGCCGCTCCCATGCTGTTTGACCGCGGCATCGTGGCCCCCGGTGTGGATGGCGGCTATGTGGACAGCGACACTGCCTTTGGCGGCAAGGCTTTCCCTGGTACCATCCGTCAGTACAACCCCGGCACCCAGCCCTTCCTGAAGGTGAACCGCAACGGCGAGCGCTTTGCCAACGAGAGCAGCCCCTACAATGACATCGTCTACGCTGCTGCTCACCAGCCGGGCCGTGTCTACGCACAGATCTGCGATGCCAACATTCTGGAGGACGCAAAGCGTTTCCACACCATCGGCTGCTCTGCCCAGACCCGTAACGGCGGTGAGAAGTACATTCAGGGTAAGATGGACGAGGCGATCGAGGCCGGTGCATTGTTCAAGTGCGATACGCTGGACGAGCTGGCTGACAAGATGGGCTTTACTGGCGCTGCCAAGGACACCTTCCTTGCCACTGTGGAGCGCTACAACGAGCTCTACGACAAGCAGAACGATGAGGACTTCGGCAAGCCGGCTTACCGCCTCAGCGCCATCCGTACCGCGCCCTTCTACGGCTGCTGGCTGGGTGCCTCTCTGCTGACCACTGAGCAGGGCAT